One segment of Triticum aestivum cultivar Chinese Spring chromosome 2A, IWGSC CS RefSeq v2.1, whole genome shotgun sequence DNA contains the following:
- the LOC123188986 gene encoding kinesin-like protein KIN-12A isoform X2, with protein sequence MRSLFSRQARHPTTPPPPFSGGETPPRRRTPKENVDPSTPAHHPPSGDHASPYRSPSSAAKPLLTRNRSLPPRPPSSNPLKRKLDVSPARAAVGPPPEAAAASDSGVQVVVRIRPPCSVEGEEAGEDGRGPDACVRKMATNSVAIQGQDFTFDAVADAASTQEDLFKLVGQPLVENCLSGFNSSIFAYGQTGSGKTYTMWGPLSAISGDLMGCERGLTPRVFEQLFSRIKEEQGKHNDKELIYNCTCSFLEIYNEQITDLLDPMQKNLQIREDVKTACVYVESLTKEFVFTMKDVTQLLVKGLANRRTGSTSANADSSRSHCVFTCVIKSESKNLEDGSNSIRVSRINLVDLAGSERQKLTHAAGDRLKEAGNINRSLSALGNLINILAEISQSGKQRHVPYRDSKLTFLLQESLGGNAMLAMICAVSPSERCKNETLSTLRFAQRAKAIKNNAVVNEQKEDDVNALHEQIRHLKDELHRMKSNGGSEGGNGSFSTGWNARRSLHLLKMSLNRPTTFQAIKEDSDEEMEIDENDVEKPSNPDMVIALAGDIGFKRLPASEATNAGFSHVDAFDGDKILMPTKRSSSDANKLGEDRCNLNLAASIQRGLQVIESHQNNGAWRRASVGLNARIRDVLPCKVDVSTQTDPEESQARDNILALVPSCVVEISSNESKDPDACRDLQLVPADGAVPSDGLKQQQILKAVEKVLAGSIRREMARDEQCAKQAVEIQQLNRLYKHERECNAVIAQTMEGKIARLESLMDGTLPTDEFIHEEYLSLMNEHKILQKKYDNHPEVLRAEIEVKALQRELDLCRNYMDEKEVLQEEIHHLKSQLHYMLSSSASLRRLWPPLQLHQSANPSPGTKDDDGDANIAEAADYAGAESKWIALMDELRADLEANKSLVGRLRSELESEKKCSEESKEALQTAMQGYTRILEQYADLEERHIGLHAMHRKILDGVEDVKMRAAKAGVKGVELRFLNSLGAEISFLRAENKSLHDQRKDTAEAVQAAGELLVRLKEAEEATTVAQNRALLAEQETEKAYQEIDNLKKNYDHEIVALNQRLTEYSKHNDVTPLPAASSNLDSAPRYDSVGGSPGDDQQWRGELDAIHQQGSLEVTKSTDLNSWFSGYDRCNI encoded by the exons ATGAGGTCGCTCTTCTCCAGGCAGGCGCGCCACCCCACCACGCCGCCTCCCCCCTTCTCCGGCGGCGAgaccccgccgcgccgccgcacgcctAAGGAGAACGTCGACCCTTCCACCCCGGCGCACCATCCCCCCTCCGGGGACCACGCCTCCCCCTACCGCTCCCCTTCCTCCGCCGCCAAGCCGCTCCTCACACGGAACCGGAGCCTCCCGCCGCGACCCCCGTCGTCGAACCCCCTCAAGCGGAAGCTCGACGTCTCCCCCGCGAGGGCCGCCGTGGGCCCGCCGCCGGAGGCCGCTGCCGCGTCCGACTCCGGGGTCCAG GTGGTCGTCAGGATACGCCCCCCGTGCTCGGTGGAGGGGGAGGAGGCTGGGGAGGATGGGCGGGGCCCCGACGCGTGCGTTCGCAAGATGGCGACCAACTCTGTCGCGATCCAGGGGCAGGACTTCACGTTCGACGCGGTCGCCGACGCAGCGTCTACGCAG GAAGATCTATTCAAGCTTGTTGGGCAACCGCTCGTCGAGAATTGCTTGTCAGGGTTCAACAGCTCTATATTTGCCTATGGCCAG ACTGGGAGTGGAAAGACATACACAATGTGGGGACCTCTCTCTGCAATTTCAGGAGACTTGATGGGCTGCGAGAGGGGACTGACACCCCGTGTTTTTGAGCAGTTGTTCTCCCGGATTAAAGAA GAACAAGGGAAACACAATGACAAAGAACTAATTTACAATTGCACCTGCTCTTTTCTCGAG ATCTACAACGAACAGATAACTGATTTGCTAGATCCCATGCAAAAAAATCTTCAG ATAAGAGAGGATGTTAAAACTGCTTGTGTTTATGTTGAATCGTTGACAAAGGAGTTCGTTTTCACTATGAAAGATGTAACTCAGCTATTGGTGAAG GGATTGGCGAACCGGAGAACAGGGTCAACAAGTGCGAATGCAGATAGTTCACGCTCTCATTGTGTTTTTACATGTGTCATCAAATCTGAATCAAAG AATCTTGAAGATGGCTCAAACAGCATTAGAGTAAGCAGGATAAATTTAGTAGATCTTGCTGGATCTGAGCGGCAAAAGCTGACCCATGCAGCTGGGGATCGCCTAAAGGAAGCAGGAAATATAAATCGGTCACTTTCAGCGCTTGG AAACTTGATTAATATACTAGCAGAAATTTCACAATCTGGAAAACAAAGGCACGTTCCATATCGCGATTCAAAGTTGACATTTCTATTACAAGAATCCCTGGGTGGTAATGCAATGCTTGCAATGATTTGTGCTGTTTCGCCGTCAGAAAG ATGTAAGAATGAAACCTTAAGCACTCTAAGGTTTGCTCAACGCGCTAAAGCTATAAAAAACAATGCAGTTGTTAATGAACAAAAAGAGGACGATGTCAATGCACTGCATGAGCAGATCAGACACCTGAAG GATGAACTCCACAGAATGAAATCTAATGGAGGCTCTGAAGGAGGCAATGGCAGCTTTTCTACTGGTTGGAATGCTAGGCGCAGTTTGCATCTGCTAAAAATGAGCTTGAATCGTCCTACGACATTCCAGGCTATCAAAGAAGACAGCGATGAAGAGATGGAGATAGATGAGAATGATGTTGAGAAGCCCAGTAATCCTGATATGGTAATAGCCCTTGCTGGAGATATTGGTTTCAAAAGGCTCCCAGCTTCAGAGGCGACAAATGCTGGTTTTTCACATGTTGATGCGTTTGATGGAGATAAAATTTTGATGCCTACCAAAAGGTCTTCTTCTGATGCTAATAAACTTGGAGAAGACAGATGTAACCTAAATCTCGCTGCCAGTATACAGAGAGGACTTCAAGTCATTGAAAGTCACCAAAACAACGGTGCATGGAGGAGAGCCTCAGTTGGGTTAAATGCTAGAATTAGGGATGTTCTGCCTTGCAAGGTTGATGTCTCGACCCAGACTGATCCTGAAGAATCTCAAGCAAGAGATAACATTCTGGCTCTAGTTCCTTCTTGTGTAGTTGAGATTTCTTCAAATGAGAGCAAGGATCCTGATGCTTGCAGAGATCTGCAATTGGTACCAGCTGATGGAGCAGTACCATCTGATGGCCTAAAGCAGCAGCAGATTCTCAAA GCTGTGGAGAAGGTCCTGGCTGGATCAATCAGGCGAGAAATGGCACGTGATGAACAGTGCGCGAAGCAAGCTGTAGAAATTCAACAGCTAAATCGTTTG TACAAGCATGAGCGAGAATGCAATGCTGTAATTGCACAAACAATGGAAGGCAAGATTGCTAGGCTTGAAAGCTTGATGGATGGAACTTTACCGACAGATGAATTTATACATGAGGAGTATCTTTCTCTTATGAATGAGCACAAG ATCCTCCAAAAGAAATATGACAACCACCCTGAAGTCCTACGTGCTGAAATTGAGGTGAAGGCACTCCAGCGGGAATTGGACTTGTGCAGGAATTACATGGATGAGAAAGAGGTTTTACAGGAAGAGATACATCATCTGAAGAGTCAGTTGCATTATATGCTTTCATCTTCTGCATCGCTTCGCAGGCTGTGGCCTCCACTGCAATTGCATCAGAGTGCTAATCCTTCGCCTGGGACaaaagatgatgatggtgatgctaACATTGCGGAAGCTGCTGATTATGCTGGAGCTGAGAGTAAATGGATTGCTCTCATGGACGAGCTCAGGGCTGACCTTGAAGCAAACAAATCTCTTGTTGGAAGGTTGCGGTCGGAATTGGAGTCAGAGAAAAAATGCTCAGAGGAATCGAAGGAAGCATTGCAAACAGCGATGCAGGGATATACTAGAATCTTGGAACAATATGctgaccttgaagagaggcatatTGGTTTGCATGCAATGCACAGAAAGATCCTTGATGGGGTTGAAGATGTGAAGATGAGGGCTGCAAAAGCTGGTGTCAAAGGAGTCGAACTACGGTTCCTCAACTCCCTTGGTGCTGAAATATCATTTTTGAGAGCAGAAAATAAAAGCCTTCACGACCAGCGGAAGGATACAGCTGAGGCTGTTCAAGCTGCTGGTGAATTGCTGGTACGACTGAAGGAGGCCGAGGAAGCGACAACAGTTGCCCAG AACCGAGCCTTGTTAGCAGAGCAGGAGACGGAGAAAGCCTATCAGGAGATTGACAACTTAAAGAAGAACTACGACCATGAAATCGTCGCGCTAAATCAACGCCTGACAGAGTACTCCAAGCACAACGATGTTACACCTCTGCCTGCCGCATCCAGCAATCTCGACTCTGCACCCAGGTATGACTCGGTTGGTGGTAGCCCTGGTGATGATCAGCAATGGAGGGGGGAGTTGGACGCCATACACCAGCAGGGATCACTGGAGGTCACCAAGAGCACCGACCTCAATTCGTGGTTCTCCGGATACGACAGATGCAACATCTGA
- the LOC123188986 gene encoding kinesin-like protein KIN-12A isoform X1, whose protein sequence is MRSLFSRQARHPTTPPPPFSGGETPPRRRTPKENVDPSTPAHHPPSGDHASPYRSPSSAAKPLLTRNRSLPPRPPSSNPLKRKLDVSPARAAVGPPPEAAAASDSGVQVVVRIRPPCSVEGEEAGEDGRGPDACVRKMATNSVAIQGQDFTFDAVADAASTQEDLFKLVGQPLVENCLSGFNSSIFAYGQTGSGKTYTMWGPLSAISGDLMGCERGLTPRVFEQLFSRIKEEQGKHNDKELIYNCTCSFLEIYNEQITDLLDPMQKNLQIREDVKTACVYVESLTKEFVFTMKDVTQLLVKGLANRRTGSTSANADSSRSHCVFTCVIKSESKNLEDGSNSIRVSRINLVDLAGSERQKLTHAAGDRLKEAGNINRSLSALGNLINILAEISQSGKQRHVPYRDSKLTFLLQESLGGNAMLAMICAVSPSERCKNETLSTLRFAQRAKAIKNNAVVNEQKEDDVNALHEQIRHLKDELHRMKSNGGSEGGNGSFSTGWNARRSLHLLKMSLNRPTTFQAIKEDSDEEMEIDENDVEKPSNPDMVIALAGDIGFKRLPASEATNAGFSHVDAFDGDKILMPTKRSSSDANKLGEDRCNLNLAASIQRGLQVIESHQNNGAWRRASVGLNARIRDVLPCKVDVSTQTDPEESQARDNILALVPSCVVEISSNESKDPDACRDLQLVPADGAVPSDGLKQQQILKAVEKVLAGSIRREMARDEQCAKQAVEIQQLNRLVQQYKHERECNAVIAQTMEGKIARLESLMDGTLPTDEFIHEEYLSLMNEHKILQKKYDNHPEVLRAEIEVKALQRELDLCRNYMDEKEVLQEEIHHLKSQLHYMLSSSASLRRLWPPLQLHQSANPSPGTKDDDGDANIAEAADYAGAESKWIALMDELRADLEANKSLVGRLRSELESEKKCSEESKEALQTAMQGYTRILEQYADLEERHIGLHAMHRKILDGVEDVKMRAAKAGVKGVELRFLNSLGAEISFLRAENKSLHDQRKDTAEAVQAAGELLVRLKEAEEATTVAQNRALLAEQETEKAYQEIDNLKKNYDHEIVALNQRLTEYSKHNDVTPLPAASSNLDSAPRYDSVGGSPGDDQQWRGELDAIHQQGSLEVTKSTDLNSWFSGYDRCNI, encoded by the exons ATGAGGTCGCTCTTCTCCAGGCAGGCGCGCCACCCCACCACGCCGCCTCCCCCCTTCTCCGGCGGCGAgaccccgccgcgccgccgcacgcctAAGGAGAACGTCGACCCTTCCACCCCGGCGCACCATCCCCCCTCCGGGGACCACGCCTCCCCCTACCGCTCCCCTTCCTCCGCCGCCAAGCCGCTCCTCACACGGAACCGGAGCCTCCCGCCGCGACCCCCGTCGTCGAACCCCCTCAAGCGGAAGCTCGACGTCTCCCCCGCGAGGGCCGCCGTGGGCCCGCCGCCGGAGGCCGCTGCCGCGTCCGACTCCGGGGTCCAG GTGGTCGTCAGGATACGCCCCCCGTGCTCGGTGGAGGGGGAGGAGGCTGGGGAGGATGGGCGGGGCCCCGACGCGTGCGTTCGCAAGATGGCGACCAACTCTGTCGCGATCCAGGGGCAGGACTTCACGTTCGACGCGGTCGCCGACGCAGCGTCTACGCAG GAAGATCTATTCAAGCTTGTTGGGCAACCGCTCGTCGAGAATTGCTTGTCAGGGTTCAACAGCTCTATATTTGCCTATGGCCAG ACTGGGAGTGGAAAGACATACACAATGTGGGGACCTCTCTCTGCAATTTCAGGAGACTTGATGGGCTGCGAGAGGGGACTGACACCCCGTGTTTTTGAGCAGTTGTTCTCCCGGATTAAAGAA GAACAAGGGAAACACAATGACAAAGAACTAATTTACAATTGCACCTGCTCTTTTCTCGAG ATCTACAACGAACAGATAACTGATTTGCTAGATCCCATGCAAAAAAATCTTCAG ATAAGAGAGGATGTTAAAACTGCTTGTGTTTATGTTGAATCGTTGACAAAGGAGTTCGTTTTCACTATGAAAGATGTAACTCAGCTATTGGTGAAG GGATTGGCGAACCGGAGAACAGGGTCAACAAGTGCGAATGCAGATAGTTCACGCTCTCATTGTGTTTTTACATGTGTCATCAAATCTGAATCAAAG AATCTTGAAGATGGCTCAAACAGCATTAGAGTAAGCAGGATAAATTTAGTAGATCTTGCTGGATCTGAGCGGCAAAAGCTGACCCATGCAGCTGGGGATCGCCTAAAGGAAGCAGGAAATATAAATCGGTCACTTTCAGCGCTTGG AAACTTGATTAATATACTAGCAGAAATTTCACAATCTGGAAAACAAAGGCACGTTCCATATCGCGATTCAAAGTTGACATTTCTATTACAAGAATCCCTGGGTGGTAATGCAATGCTTGCAATGATTTGTGCTGTTTCGCCGTCAGAAAG ATGTAAGAATGAAACCTTAAGCACTCTAAGGTTTGCTCAACGCGCTAAAGCTATAAAAAACAATGCAGTTGTTAATGAACAAAAAGAGGACGATGTCAATGCACTGCATGAGCAGATCAGACACCTGAAG GATGAACTCCACAGAATGAAATCTAATGGAGGCTCTGAAGGAGGCAATGGCAGCTTTTCTACTGGTTGGAATGCTAGGCGCAGTTTGCATCTGCTAAAAATGAGCTTGAATCGTCCTACGACATTCCAGGCTATCAAAGAAGACAGCGATGAAGAGATGGAGATAGATGAGAATGATGTTGAGAAGCCCAGTAATCCTGATATGGTAATAGCCCTTGCTGGAGATATTGGTTTCAAAAGGCTCCCAGCTTCAGAGGCGACAAATGCTGGTTTTTCACATGTTGATGCGTTTGATGGAGATAAAATTTTGATGCCTACCAAAAGGTCTTCTTCTGATGCTAATAAACTTGGAGAAGACAGATGTAACCTAAATCTCGCTGCCAGTATACAGAGAGGACTTCAAGTCATTGAAAGTCACCAAAACAACGGTGCATGGAGGAGAGCCTCAGTTGGGTTAAATGCTAGAATTAGGGATGTTCTGCCTTGCAAGGTTGATGTCTCGACCCAGACTGATCCTGAAGAATCTCAAGCAAGAGATAACATTCTGGCTCTAGTTCCTTCTTGTGTAGTTGAGATTTCTTCAAATGAGAGCAAGGATCCTGATGCTTGCAGAGATCTGCAATTGGTACCAGCTGATGGAGCAGTACCATCTGATGGCCTAAAGCAGCAGCAGATTCTCAAA GCTGTGGAGAAGGTCCTGGCTGGATCAATCAGGCGAGAAATGGCACGTGATGAACAGTGCGCGAAGCAAGCTGTAGAAATTCAACAGCTAAATCGTTTG GTGCAACAGTACAAGCATGAGCGAGAATGCAATGCTGTAATTGCACAAACAATGGAAGGCAAGATTGCTAGGCTTGAAAGCTTGATGGATGGAACTTTACCGACAGATGAATTTATACATGAGGAGTATCTTTCTCTTATGAATGAGCACAAG ATCCTCCAAAAGAAATATGACAACCACCCTGAAGTCCTACGTGCTGAAATTGAGGTGAAGGCACTCCAGCGGGAATTGGACTTGTGCAGGAATTACATGGATGAGAAAGAGGTTTTACAGGAAGAGATACATCATCTGAAGAGTCAGTTGCATTATATGCTTTCATCTTCTGCATCGCTTCGCAGGCTGTGGCCTCCACTGCAATTGCATCAGAGTGCTAATCCTTCGCCTGGGACaaaagatgatgatggtgatgctaACATTGCGGAAGCTGCTGATTATGCTGGAGCTGAGAGTAAATGGATTGCTCTCATGGACGAGCTCAGGGCTGACCTTGAAGCAAACAAATCTCTTGTTGGAAGGTTGCGGTCGGAATTGGAGTCAGAGAAAAAATGCTCAGAGGAATCGAAGGAAGCATTGCAAACAGCGATGCAGGGATATACTAGAATCTTGGAACAATATGctgaccttgaagagaggcatatTGGTTTGCATGCAATGCACAGAAAGATCCTTGATGGGGTTGAAGATGTGAAGATGAGGGCTGCAAAAGCTGGTGTCAAAGGAGTCGAACTACGGTTCCTCAACTCCCTTGGTGCTGAAATATCATTTTTGAGAGCAGAAAATAAAAGCCTTCACGACCAGCGGAAGGATACAGCTGAGGCTGTTCAAGCTGCTGGTGAATTGCTGGTACGACTGAAGGAGGCCGAGGAAGCGACAACAGTTGCCCAG AACCGAGCCTTGTTAGCAGAGCAGGAGACGGAGAAAGCCTATCAGGAGATTGACAACTTAAAGAAGAACTACGACCATGAAATCGTCGCGCTAAATCAACGCCTGACAGAGTACTCCAAGCACAACGATGTTACACCTCTGCCTGCCGCATCCAGCAATCTCGACTCTGCACCCAGGTATGACTCGGTTGGTGGTAGCCCTGGTGATGATCAGCAATGGAGGGGGGAGTTGGACGCCATACACCAGCAGGGATCACTGGAGGTCACCAAGAGCACCGACCTCAATTCGTGGTTCTCCGGATACGACAGATGCAACATCTGA